TTTAAATTTAAATCGAGTTTGTTGGGTAAGAGCGCTAAGAACCGCCTCTTCAATATATTCTTGTAAATTAAAACAAGTAATAACGACCGTGCATTTATATTTGCTCACGCCAGAGTCGCTCCCCAATAAAACAAAATTGTCTATGCTCTTTGAAGTGAGCCAAATATACTTCCTTTCCGTAGTCCTCATCTTCACACTTCATACATGAATTTAAAAGTAATTCACGAAAAACCAAATACTCATCAGGTAAAGTTTCAAGCACAAATTTAATTTTTTCGCTGTATTGAGTGAGGACAGATAAATCGTCAATAGTTATCGTCGATTTATTAGACACTCTTAAAAATTCAGTAACTAACGAGGTTGAAATATAACTAGCTTTCTCTTTACAAATATGGCTATTTATTAAAGCAGCTAATATCTTTGCCTTATCTTTTAATTGCTTTTCAGCATGGCTATGACAGATGGAATGATCATGAAGATTGTAATAGTAAAGAACCTCTGGCACATTTAAAAAGCTAATATCTCGGTTAAATATCATTCTAGAGAACAATTCAAAATCTTCGACATAGTCTGCCGACAAGTTATATCGAAATTCTCGTAGTAACGAAGTAGATGTCATAATAGCCGCGTGACATACAGGGGTTTTCCCTAGGAGTAACAAAATTTTTGAGAAATTGCTATCGACTCTATAGTGCCAAATAGCTTTGGATTTATTTGTCGTTTGAACCCAACTACCGCAAATTGTTCTTTCGCTCTTTCCCTCTAACCAGGCGAGCTGCCGCTCAAATCGATTTGGAGCGACAATATCATCTGCGTCCATTCTTGCGACTAAAGGAGTCTCAACACAATCTATAAGTTCATTTAACGAACCTATCAGACCTTTATTTTTTCTACTAATTACCTTTATACGACTATCTTTTAATTGATATTCATTAATGATTTCTAATGTATTATCGATGGAGCCATCATTTAAAATCAAAAATACAAAGTTCCGATAAGATTGATTTAAAATACTTTCTATAGCTGCTGCGATGTACTCTTCAGCATTATAAGCAGGCATAATAACGGATAAAATCGGCTGGTGCTGATTGGATTCTGAAATATTAATGACTGACACAGAATTGCTCCAATAGATTCATCCCATCCCAGTGATGAGAAAATTCATGCATTTTTTCCATCGGTACTAAACGACAAAAATCGAGATTTGTATACAAGGGTAAAACCTCATCTCGTTCCAATCCATAAAGCCCTAACGTTTGAAACTTATCATAATGACTAAACATCACCGTTCGAAACTCTTTCTCGTTACAGCTAATAAACAAGCCTTGACCACTATGCATTTTCAATAACTGAGTTATTGAATTTATGGGAGATTCTACAATATTTAACCGATAAAATGGGTCCGAATAAATAGCCTGACTATCATTGGCAAATGAAAAATCCAAACTCAGTTTTTTAGCAATAATATTAGAAACCGATAACGGTAACTCGATATCCGAATCTAAAACGGTACAAACTCTTTGTTTAGCCTGTGCGATATCATTTTCATCACCAAACCAAATGATCATCTTTGGAGAAGTACAAGCTTGTTGTTCGAAAGCTAGGCCTGTTCTTAATAGTTGCGAAACAAATCTCTCTGGAGCATTCTTAACCTTTAGTGCGCTAACCGCACATGCGGAATATTTGGTATGAAAATGAACATCATGAGCACCACTCTTTAACTTGGTTTTTGATAATTTAGCAACTGTATCATCGCCTCCCCAAATAGCTCGAATGTCACAAAGTTCAGCCAATTCTAAATTGATACTCTCTTCATGTTTATAAGAGAAAAATAACTGTCCCTTGCCTAATTCATTGAACTGCTGTGATTTAAAAAGAAGCTCTATATCTTTCAATAGTATTAGTGTTGTCGCTTGTGCACGTTGGGAAATTCTAACTAAGTTTTTATTCCCTAGTAGAAAAGAAAGAGCCCATGAATAGGCAAATATTGTGTCAACATTACTCGGTGCGATATGAAATACGGTGCCGGCTCTTTGAACCTGTTCAATACGAGAAAATTCTTCCTTCATTCTTTGTAGATTACTTTTTCGCAGCCAAAACCCTAATGCCGCAATCTCGCTATTATCACTTTTTACCCATTTCCTTGAAAGTGCTATCAAAGCGCTCATGACATCCGTAGAAAATGCTTCGTGATAACTCGATAAATGTAATTGATTTATAATTGAACTATCAAATGACTTAACCTTCATAGGTATTACTGCATCCCTTGTTTTGAGCGTTTTTAATGCGGCCATATACTTTAAAGTATCGACCGTTTTTCCCACAAGGACAGTCATCTTCGCCCAATAATTTTCCAAGATCTTCAGTCAATAGATTATGACCTGGATAACTAAGTGGCAACATAGACATCACCTGAATTATTCCCTTTTCTAATTTACCCAACACTCCTAACGTTTTCTGGCATCGAATAACCACATTATTAAAATTCGAGCAATGTAAGTGGCCATATTCGCATTCCACAAAAATAGAGCCAGTTTGTTCAACCATGCCATAAAAATTGTGCACTTTTACATAACCAAGCACGCTAGCTAATCGCCGCTTAAATTCGGAATCTGTCACCTTCTCTTGTTCTAGCTTTTTCCAGCCCCCTGAGTGCAATAACACTGCATCCATAAAATCAAAAGACACCCCCATTTTACCCAAAGCTGATGTAAAATAACGCCAAACCATAAACGTAAAACCAAAAATTAACACGCGTTGGTGTTTATACTTTTCGTAAAACTGCTTAACAATATCTAAATTTAGTGACATATCCTCATTTAAGGCGTAGTGATGGTCACGCCCCATTAACGCGACTCCTTGAACTCCAGCACCTCGCGCTGAAAATTCAAGTCGGTTTTTTATTAAATTTCGAGGTTCAATAATAAGCATTGGTAATCGCTTTATTGAAGTGAAAGGTTGAAGCGTTTTGACTAATGCCTTAGCTTGTAGTCTTGCTGTCATGCCATCAAGCTCAATACGCGATAAACTTGCCCCCGAAGTACCAGAGGACGTTAATGTTTTAATCTTATCCTCCGCTATAATCGAGCTCAAATTCATCGTCTTGAATAATTGACTACTAATATAAGGGTATGATTCCAGAGAACTAGCTAAGGGACTTTGGCAAATATTAGCTATAATGTTGCCATATGGTGGACAGTGCTGCTTATGATGCTCATTTAAAAAGCGTAATTGTTCTGCTTGCCATTTGTTCTTGTCATTTGACCTAAGGCTATAAGGTTCCAATTCGAATAGTTCGTCTATATTATTCATCATAAGCACGCTCTATACATTGATAGTCAATCTTTCCCGACGAAGTTCGAGGCCATTCTTGCAATTGAATAAAACGAACATGAGTATGAAATACATTTACTTCAGAGCGTA
This DNA window, taken from Psychrobium sp. MM17-31, encodes the following:
- a CDS encoding glycosyltransferase family 2 protein, whose amino-acid sequence is MSVINISESNQHQPILSVIMPAYNAEEYIAAAIESILNQSYRNFVFLILNDGSIDNTLEIINEYQLKDSRIKVISRKNKGLIGSLNELIDCVETPLVARMDADDIVAPNRFERQLAWLEGKSERTICGSWVQTTNKSKAIWHYRVDSNFSKILLLLGKTPVCHAAIMTSTSLLREFRYNLSADYVEDFELFSRMIFNRDISFLNVPEVLYYYNLHDHSICHSHAEKQLKDKAKILAALINSHICKEKASYISTSLVTEFLRVSNKSTITIDDLSVLTQYSEKIKFVLETLPDEYLVFRELLLNSCMKCEDEDYGKEVYLAHFKEHRQFCFIGERLWREQI
- a CDS encoding acyl-CoA reductase, whose product is MAALKTLKTRDAVIPMKVKSFDSSIINQLHLSSYHEAFSTDVMSALIALSRKWVKSDNSEIAALGFWLRKSNLQRMKEEFSRIEQVQRAGTVFHIAPSNVDTIFAYSWALSFLLGNKNLVRISQRAQATTLILLKDIELLFKSQQFNELGKGQLFFSYKHEESINLELAELCDIRAIWGGDDTVAKLSKTKLKSGAHDVHFHTKYSACAVSALKVKNAPERFVSQLLRTGLAFEQQACTSPKMIIWFGDENDIAQAKQRVCTVLDSDIELPLSVSNIIAKKLSLDFSFANDSQAIYSDPFYRLNIVESPINSITQLLKMHSGQGLFISCNEKEFRTVMFSHYDKFQTLGLYGLERDEVLPLYTNLDFCRLVPMEKMHEFSHHWDGMNLLEQFCVSH
- a CDS encoding acyl-protein synthetase, whose translation is MMNNIDELFELEPYSLRSNDKNKWQAEQLRFLNEHHKQHCPPYGNIIANICQSPLASSLESYPYISSQLFKTMNLSSIIAEDKIKTLTSSGTSGASLSRIELDGMTARLQAKALVKTLQPFTSIKRLPMLIIEPRNLIKNRLEFSARGAGVQGVALMGRDHHYALNEDMSLNLDIVKQFYEKYKHQRVLIFGFTFMVWRYFTSALGKMGVSFDFMDAVLLHSGGWKKLEQEKVTDSEFKRRLASVLGYVKVHNFYGMVEQTGSIFVECEYGHLHCSNFNNVVIRCQKTLGVLGKLEKGIIQVMSMLPLSYPGHNLLTEDLGKLLGEDDCPCGKNGRYFKVYGRIKNAQNKGCSNTYEG